A region of Bacillus cabrialesii DNA encodes the following proteins:
- the rpsA gene encoding 30S ribosomal protein S1 codes for MTEEMNQIDVQVPEVGDVVKGIVTKVEDKHVDVEIINVKQSGIIPISELSSLHVEKASDVVKVDDELDLKVTKVEDDALILSKRAVDADRAWEDLEKKFETKEVFEAEVKDVVKGGLVVDIGVRGFIPASLVEAHFVEDFTDYKGKTLSLLVVELDRDKNRVILSHRAVVESEQANKKQELLQSLEVGTVLDGKVQRLTDFGAFVDIGGIDGLVHISQLSHSHVEKPSDVVEEGQEVKVKVLSVDRDNERISLSIKDTLPGPWSQIGEKVKPGDVLEGTVQRLVSFGAFVEILPGVEGLVHISQISNKHIGTPHEVLEEGQTVKVKVLDVNENEERISLSMRELEEAPKADQEDYRQYQAKEETSTGFQLGDLIGDKLNKLK; via the coding sequence ATGACAGAGGAAATGAATCAAATTGATGTTCAAGTGCCAGAGGTTGGAGATGTAGTTAAAGGGATTGTGACAAAGGTAGAGGACAAGCATGTGGATGTTGAAATTATCAATGTCAAACAGTCCGGCATTATTCCAATCAGTGAATTATCAAGTCTTCATGTAGAGAAAGCATCGGATGTTGTAAAAGTAGACGACGAGCTTGACCTGAAAGTAACAAAAGTGGAAGACGATGCTTTGATTTTATCTAAACGTGCTGTTGATGCAGACCGCGCTTGGGAAGACCTTGAGAAAAAATTCGAAACAAAAGAAGTGTTTGAAGCTGAAGTGAAAGATGTCGTGAAAGGCGGCCTTGTCGTAGATATCGGCGTTCGCGGTTTTATTCCGGCATCACTTGTAGAAGCTCATTTCGTTGAAGATTTTACTGACTATAAAGGAAAAACACTGTCTCTGCTCGTTGTAGAGCTTGACCGTGACAAAAACCGCGTCATCCTTTCACACCGTGCCGTTGTTGAAAGTGAACAAGCGAATAAAAAACAAGAACTGCTTCAGTCTCTTGAAGTTGGAACTGTACTTGATGGCAAAGTGCAGCGCCTGACTGATTTTGGCGCGTTTGTTGATATCGGCGGTATCGACGGACTTGTACACATTTCTCAGCTTTCCCACTCCCATGTCGAAAAGCCGTCTGATGTTGTTGAAGAGGGACAAGAAGTAAAAGTGAAAGTGTTATCGGTTGACCGTGATAATGAACGTATTTCTTTATCCATCAAAGATACACTCCCTGGACCGTGGAGCCAAATCGGCGAGAAAGTGAAGCCTGGCGATGTGCTTGAAGGAACAGTGCAGCGTCTTGTCAGCTTCGGTGCTTTTGTAGAGATCCTTCCGGGTGTTGAAGGTCTCGTTCATATTTCTCAAATTTCCAATAAACACATCGGCACGCCGCATGAAGTTCTTGAAGAGGGACAGACTGTAAAAGTGAAGGTTCTTGATGTGAATGAAAATGAGGAGCGCATTTCATTAAGCATGCGTGAACTTGAAGAAGCGCCTAAAGCCGATCAGGAGGATTACCGTCAATATCAGGCGAAGGAAGAAACAAGCACTGGCTTCCAGCTTGGAGATCTGATCGGAGATAAGCTGAATAAACTAAAATAA
- the cmk gene encoding (d)CMP kinase, with the protein MEKKLSIAIDGPAAAGKSTVAKIVAEKKSYIYIDTGAMYRAITYTALQENVDLTNEEKLAELLKRTDIELITTKEGQKVLVNGIDVTEAIRTDEVSNQVSIAAKHRSVREEMVKRQQQLGQKGGVVMDGRDIGTHVLPNAEVKIFLLASVEERAKRRYEENVKKGYDVNYETLIEEIARRDKLDSEREVSPLRKAEDALEIDTTSLSIQEVADKILEAVEQKSR; encoded by the coding sequence ATGGAAAAGAAATTATCGATTGCAATCGACGGCCCGGCAGCTGCGGGGAAAAGCACTGTTGCTAAAATTGTGGCTGAGAAAAAATCGTACATATATATTGATACAGGCGCGATGTATCGGGCGATAACGTACACAGCTTTACAAGAAAACGTTGATCTGACAAATGAAGAAAAGCTGGCTGAGCTGCTAAAGCGAACAGATATTGAACTGATTACAACAAAAGAAGGACAAAAAGTGCTCGTTAACGGCATCGATGTGACTGAGGCGATCAGAACAGATGAAGTCAGCAACCAAGTTTCAATTGCGGCCAAGCATAGAAGTGTCAGAGAAGAAATGGTGAAACGCCAGCAGCAGCTTGGGCAAAAAGGCGGTGTCGTCATGGACGGGCGTGACATCGGAACTCACGTGCTTCCGAATGCTGAAGTGAAAATTTTTCTTCTGGCATCTGTTGAAGAGAGAGCGAAACGCCGTTATGAAGAAAACGTAAAAAAAGGCTACGATGTCAACTATGAAACATTGATTGAGGAAATTGCAAGAAGAGACAAGCTTGATTCAGAGCGCGAAGTGTCTCCGCTGCGCAAAGCAGAAGATGCTCTAGAGATCGACACGACGTCTCTTTCCATCCAAGAGGTAGCAGATAAAATCCTCGAGGCAGTGGAACAAAAGTCCCGCTGA
- a CDS encoding YpfB family protein, with protein MKTFERLLMKILFIQAIILLGVQFLFHYQHIEPYVSKVIQYEGVDKMEENSRIETFKH; from the coding sequence ATGAAAACATTTGAACGGCTGCTGATGAAAATATTGTTCATTCAGGCCATCATTTTACTTGGTGTCCAGTTTCTTTTTCACTATCAGCATATTGAACCTTATGTATCAAAAGTGATTCAATATGAAGGGGTGGATAAAATGGAGGAGAACAGCAGGATTGAAACCTTCAAACATTAA
- a CDS encoding flagellar brake protein: MIEIGENVLLEYIEENELKKAKSKAVSIENNELLIAYPVDIVTGRTVILHNDMEVTVEFVGKDEVPYRFTSRIKGKVKDKLQMICLEVPPREKMKRIQRRQYVRTDAVLDVQIQPANKEGFRTLSYNISAGGIAVILAEGRSFQSGESLRLIISLSAEEENTRQIETKAVVRRIFDDPKSGKCKMTLEYTGIAASDQQFLLQYCIRRQLNKRRKARME, translated from the coding sequence ATGATAGAGATTGGAGAAAATGTACTTTTAGAATATATAGAAGAAAATGAATTGAAAAAAGCAAAGAGCAAGGCAGTCAGCATCGAAAACAATGAGCTTTTGATCGCGTACCCGGTTGATATAGTCACAGGGCGAACTGTGATTTTACATAACGATATGGAAGTAACCGTAGAGTTTGTGGGCAAAGACGAAGTTCCTTACCGTTTTACAAGCCGTATAAAAGGTAAAGTGAAGGACAAACTTCAAATGATCTGTCTAGAAGTGCCTCCGCGTGAAAAAATGAAACGAATCCAGCGCCGCCAGTATGTAAGAACTGATGCAGTATTGGATGTGCAAATTCAGCCGGCAAATAAAGAAGGGTTCCGCACACTCTCCTATAATATCAGCGCAGGCGGCATAGCCGTGATTTTAGCTGAAGGCCGTTCTTTTCAATCCGGGGAATCATTGCGTCTTATCATCAGTCTTTCTGCTGAAGAGGAAAACACACGCCAAATAGAAACAAAAGCGGTTGTCAGACGAATCTTTGATGACCCGAAATCAGGGAAATGTAAAATGACCCTAGAGTATACGGGAATCGCAGCAAGTGACCAGCAGTTCCTGCTTCAATATTGTATCCGTCGCCAGTTAAATAAGAGAAGAAAGGCCCGGATGGAATAA
- the ypeB gene encoding germination protein YpeB — protein sequence MIRGILIAVLGIAIVGTGYWGYKEHQEKDAVLLHAENNYQRAFHELTYQMDQLHDKIGTTLAMNSQKSLSPALVDVWRITSEAHNSVSQLPLTLMPFNKTEELLSKIGDFSYKTSVRDLDQKPLDKKEYTSLNKLYQQSEDIQNELRHVQHLVMSKNLRWMDVEMALASDEKQSDNTIINSFKTVEKNVGAFSTGTDLGPSFTSTKKEDKGFSHLKGKQISEQEAKQIAERFAPDDNYSIKVVKSGKKTNRDVYSISMKDPDHKAAIYMDITKKGGHPVYLIQNREVKDQKISLNDGSNRALAFLKKNGFETDDLEIDESAQYDKIGVFSYVPVENKIRMYPEAIRMKVALDDGEVVGFSARDFLTSHRKRDIPKPAITEAQAKSKLNKNVQVRETRLALITNELGQEVLCYEMLGTIENDTFRMYINANDGSEEKVEKLKNAEPIYKDL from the coding sequence ATGATCAGAGGAATTTTAATCGCCGTGCTCGGTATTGCAATTGTCGGTACAGGCTACTGGGGATACAAAGAGCACCAGGAAAAAGACGCAGTTCTTCTTCATGCTGAAAATAACTATCAGCGGGCGTTTCATGAACTTACCTATCAGATGGATCAGCTCCATGATAAAATTGGAACAACACTGGCCATGAACAGCCAAAAATCACTGTCACCTGCATTGGTAGATGTGTGGAGGATTACATCTGAAGCCCATAACAGCGTCAGTCAGCTGCCGCTTACATTAATGCCGTTTAACAAAACTGAAGAGCTGTTATCAAAGATCGGCGATTTCAGTTATAAAACGTCAGTCAGAGATTTGGATCAAAAGCCGCTTGATAAAAAAGAATATACATCACTTAATAAGCTATATCAGCAGTCAGAAGATATTCAAAATGAACTGCGTCATGTTCAGCACCTTGTCATGAGCAAAAACCTTCGCTGGATGGATGTAGAGATGGCGCTGGCTTCTGATGAAAAACAAAGTGATAATACGATTATCAACAGCTTTAAAACTGTTGAAAAAAATGTCGGCGCATTCTCCACCGGAACAGATCTTGGCCCGAGTTTTACCAGCACAAAAAAAGAAGACAAAGGTTTCAGCCATCTGAAGGGAAAACAAATTTCCGAACAGGAAGCAAAACAAATTGCTGAGCGCTTTGCCCCGGATGACAATTATTCAATTAAGGTTGTAAAGAGCGGGAAAAAAACAAATCGCGACGTTTACAGCATCAGCATGAAAGACCCGGACCATAAAGCAGCGATTTATATGGATATTACGAAAAAGGGCGGACATCCGGTTTATTTAATTCAAAACAGAGAAGTGAAAGATCAGAAAATCAGTTTGAATGACGGATCGAACCGAGCGCTCGCTTTTTTAAAGAAAAACGGATTTGAAACAGATGATTTGGAAATTGATGAAAGTGCCCAATATGATAAAATCGGCGTATTTTCATATGTTCCTGTTGAAAATAAAATCCGGATGTACCCTGAAGCGATTCGTATGAAAGTGGCCTTGGATGACGGTGAGGTTGTCGGCTTTTCAGCAAGGGACTTCCTGACTTCCCACAGAAAAAGAGATATACCTAAGCCGGCAATTACTGAAGCACAAGCGAAATCTAAATTGAATAAAAATGTACAAGTGAGAGAAACAAGGCTGGCTTTGATTACAAATGAACTTGGCCAAGAAGTGCTGTGCTATGAAATGCTCGGAACCATTGAAAATGATACATTCAGAATGTATATAAATGCCAATGATGGATCGGAAGAAAAAGTTGAAAAACTAAAAAACGCCGAACCTATATATAAAGACCTATAA
- the sleB gene encoding spore cortex-lytic enzyme, which yields MKSKGSIMACLILFSFTISTFINTETISAFSNQVIQRGATGDDVVELQARLQYNGYYNGKIDGVYGWGTYWAVRNFQDQFGLKEIDGLVGAKTKQTLISKSKYYREYVMQQLQKGNTFTHYGKIPLKYQTKPSKSATQKARQQAEARQKQPAEKTTQQPKANKQQNNTPAKARKQDAVAANMPGGFSNNDIRLLSQAVYGEARGEPYEGQVAIAAVILNRLNSPLFPNSVAGVIFEPLAFTAVADGQIYMQPNETAREAVLDAINGWDPSEEALYYFNPDTATSAWIWGRPQIKRIGKHIFCE from the coding sequence ATGAAGTCCAAAGGATCGATTATGGCGTGTCTCATTCTTTTTTCCTTTACAATATCGACGTTTATCAATACTGAAACCATCTCTGCCTTTTCGAATCAGGTCATTCAAAGAGGGGCAACTGGGGACGATGTCGTTGAACTCCAGGCGCGCCTTCAATATAACGGATACTATAACGGGAAAATTGACGGTGTTTATGGATGGGGAACGTATTGGGCAGTTCGAAATTTTCAGGATCAATTCGGGTTAAAAGAGATTGACGGCCTTGTCGGGGCTAAAACAAAGCAAACCTTAATATCTAAATCTAAATACTATCGTGAATATGTCATGCAGCAGCTTCAAAAAGGGAATACATTTACGCATTACGGAAAAATTCCGCTGAAGTATCAGACGAAACCGTCTAAATCAGCAACACAAAAAGCAAGACAGCAAGCAGAAGCGCGGCAAAAACAGCCTGCTGAAAAAACAACGCAGCAGCCTAAAGCGAATAAACAGCAAAATAATACACCTGCAAAAGCAAGAAAACAGGATGCGGTCGCTGCTAACATGCCTGGCGGATTTTCCAACAATGATATCAGGCTGCTTTCTCAGGCAGTTTATGGCGAAGCCCGGGGCGAACCGTACGAGGGACAGGTAGCCATTGCAGCAGTCATTTTAAACCGATTGAACAGCCCGTTATTTCCGAATTCTGTAGCGGGGGTTATTTTTGAGCCGCTTGCCTTCACAGCAGTAGCCGACGGGCAAATTTACATGCAGCCGAATGAAACGGCCCGAGAAGCAGTGCTGGATGCCATCAATGGCTGGGACCCATCAGAGGAAGCACTGTACTACTTTAACCCGGATACGGCTACAAGTGCTTGGATTTGGGGGCGCCCGCAGATTAAAAGAATCGGTAAACACATTTTCTGTGAATAG
- the prsW gene encoding glutamic-type intramembrane protease PrsW: MFAIISAGIAPGIALLSYFYLKDQYDNEPVHMVLRSFFLGVVLVFPIMFIQYVLEKENVGGGSFFVSFLSSGFLEESLKWFILMVSVYPHAHFDEHYDGIVYGASVSLGFATLENILYLIGHGVEHAFVRALLPVSCHALIGVIMGFYLGKARFSADKARVKWLILSLAVPSLLHGSYDFILIALSNWIYYMFPFMLFLWWFGLRKAKKARSVNMMQV; encoded by the coding sequence ATGTTTGCAATCATCTCTGCAGGAATTGCTCCCGGCATCGCGCTGTTAAGTTATTTTTATTTAAAAGATCAGTATGATAATGAACCTGTACATATGGTGCTTCGGTCGTTTTTTCTAGGGGTTGTTCTTGTATTTCCCATAATGTTTATCCAGTACGTGCTTGAAAAAGAGAATGTTGGTGGCGGAAGCTTTTTTGTTTCTTTTTTATCTTCAGGATTTTTAGAGGAATCGTTAAAATGGTTTATTCTGATGGTCAGTGTATACCCGCACGCCCACTTTGATGAGCATTATGACGGGATTGTGTACGGGGCTAGTGTTTCGCTCGGTTTTGCAACCCTCGAAAATATTCTTTACTTAATTGGCCACGGTGTGGAGCATGCGTTTGTCAGGGCGCTCCTGCCTGTTTCGTGCCATGCCTTAATAGGCGTTATTATGGGATTTTACCTTGGAAAAGCCCGTTTTTCCGCTGATAAGGCGCGTGTAAAGTGGCTTATTCTTTCTTTAGCTGTCCCGTCCCTTTTGCATGGATCGTATGATTTTATCCTGATAGCACTCAGCAATTGGATTTATTATATGTTTCCATTTATGTTATTTTTATGGTGGTTTGGTTTGCGCAAAGCGAAAAAAGCCCGTTCCGTCAATATGATGCAAGTATAG
- a CDS encoding YpdA family putative bacillithiol disulfide reductase, whose amino-acid sequence MIQEKAIIIGGGPCGLSAAIHLKQIGIDALVIEKGNVVNSIYNYPTHQTFFSSSEKLEIGDVAFITENRKPVRIQALSYYREVVKRKNIRVNAFEMVRKVTKTENNTFVIETSKETYTAPYCIIATGYYDHPNYMNVSGEDLPKVFHYFKEGHPYFDKDVVVIGGKNSSVDAALELVKSGARVTVLYRGNEYSPSIKPWILPEFESLVRNGTIRMEFGACVEKITEDEVVFRSGEKELITIKNDFVFAMTGYHPDHQFLEKMGVEIDKETGRPFFNEETMETNVEGIFIAGVIAAGNNANEIFIENGRFHGGHIAAEIAKRENH is encoded by the coding sequence ATGATTCAAGAAAAAGCAATAATTATAGGCGGAGGACCTTGCGGGCTATCTGCCGCCATTCACCTAAAACAAATTGGCATTGATGCCCTCGTCATCGAAAAAGGAAATGTCGTTAACAGTATTTACAATTATCCGACGCATCAAACCTTCTTCAGCTCAAGTGAAAAGCTTGAGATCGGGGACGTCGCATTTATTACGGAAAACAGAAAGCCTGTCAGAATTCAGGCTTTGTCGTATTACCGGGAAGTCGTCAAACGGAAAAACATCCGTGTAAATGCGTTTGAAATGGTGCGTAAAGTGACGAAAACGGAAAACAATACATTCGTAATTGAGACGTCAAAAGAAACCTACACGGCGCCATATTGTATCATTGCCACAGGTTATTATGATCATCCAAACTACATGAATGTATCCGGTGAGGATTTGCCGAAAGTCTTTCATTATTTTAAAGAAGGCCACCCGTACTTTGATAAAGATGTCGTCGTGATCGGCGGGAAAAATTCAAGTGTAGACGCTGCACTTGAACTCGTGAAATCTGGAGCGCGTGTCACTGTTTTATACAGGGGCAATGAGTATTCGCCAAGCATTAAGCCTTGGATTTTGCCTGAATTTGAATCGCTTGTCAGAAACGGCACAATCCGCATGGAATTTGGCGCTTGTGTCGAAAAAATCACCGAAGATGAAGTTGTATTCCGCTCCGGCGAGAAGGAACTCATCACTATTAAAAATGATTTTGTATTTGCCATGACAGGCTATCATCCCGACCATCAATTTCTTGAGAAAATGGGAGTTGAAATTGATAAAGAAACAGGACGTCCATTTTTCAATGAAGAAACAATGGAAACCAACGTTGAAGGTATTTTTATTGCCGGGGTCATTGCTGCTGGGAACAATGCAAATGAAATATTTATTGAAAACGGCAGATTCCACGGGGGACATATCGCAGCAGAAATCGCAAAAAGAGAAAATCATTAA
- the gudB gene encoding NAD-specific glutamate dehydrogenase, with protein MAADRNTGHTEEDKLDVLKSTQTVIHKALEKLGYPEEVYELLKEPMRLLTVKIPVRMDDGSVKIFTGYRAQHNDSVGPTKGGIRFHPNVTEKEVKALSIWMSLKCGIIDLPYGGGKGGIVCDPRDMSFRELERLSRGYVRAISQIVGPTKDVPAPDVFTNSQIMAWMMDEYSRIDEFNSPGFITGKPLVLGGSHGRESATAKGVTICIKEAAKKKGIDIKGARVVVQGFGNAGSYLAKFMHDAGAKVVGISDAYGGLYDPEGLDIDYLLDRRDSFGTVTKLFNDTITNQELLELDCDILVPAAIENQITEENAHNIQAKIVVEAANGPTTLEGTKILSDRDILLVPDVLASAGGVTVSYFEWVQNNQGFYWSEEEVEEKLEKMMVKSFNNIYEMAKNRRIDMRLAAYMVGVRKMAEASRFRGWI; from the coding sequence ATGGCAGCCGATCGAAACACCGGTCATACAGAAGAGGACAAACTTGATGTATTAAAATCAACCCAAACCGTAATACATAAGGCTCTGGAAAAATTGGGATATCCAGAAGAAGTGTACGAACTGTTAAAGGAGCCGATGAGATTATTAACGGTAAAAATACCTGTTCGTATGGACGACGGTTCAGTAAAGATTTTTACAGGTTATCGTGCGCAGCACAATGACTCTGTCGGTCCGACGAAAGGCGGGATACGTTTTCACCCGAACGTAACAGAAAAAGAGGTGAAGGCGCTTTCTATTTGGATGAGTTTAAAATGCGGCATAATTGATCTTCCATATGGCGGTGGTAAAGGCGGAATTGTTTGTGATCCAAGGGATATGTCGTTTAGAGAGCTGGAGCGTCTGAGCAGAGGGTATGTCAGAGCAATCAGCCAAATTGTCGGACCTACGAAAGACGTGCCGGCACCGGATGTATTTACAAACTCACAAATCATGGCATGGATGATGGATGAGTATTCAAGAATTGATGAATTTAATTCGCCTGGATTTATTACAGGCAAGCCGCTTGTGCTTGGCGGATCTCACGGAAGAGAATCTGCGACTGCAAAAGGGGTTACCATCTGTATTAAAGAAGCGGCTAAGAAAAAAGGCATCGATATTAAAGGTGCGCGTGTCGTTGTCCAAGGCTTCGGAAACGCTGGAAGCTATTTGGCGAAATTTATGCATGATGCGGGAGCAAAGGTTGTCGGCATCTCGGATGCGTATGGCGGACTTTATGATCCGGAAGGCCTTGATATCGATTACTTACTAGACCGCCGTGACAGCTTCGGTACCGTAACAAAGCTTTTCAACGATACAATTACGAACCAAGAGCTATTGGAACTGGATTGTGATATCCTCGTTCCTGCTGCGATTGAAAATCAAATTACAGAAGAAAATGCCCATAATATCCAGGCTAAAATTGTTGTTGAAGCGGCAAACGGGCCAACAACGCTTGAAGGAACAAAAATTCTTTCAGACCGGGACATTTTGCTTGTGCCAGACGTGCTGGCAAGTGCCGGCGGCGTAACGGTTTCCTATTTTGAATGGGTTCAGAATAACCAAGGCTTCTACTGGAGTGAAGAAGAGGTAGAAGAAAAATTGGAAAAAATGATGGTCAAATCATTTAACAACATTTATGAAATGGCTAAAAACCGAAGAATTGACATGAGACTCGCTGCTTATATGGTCGGCGTTCGCAAAATGGCTGAAGCTTCGCGTTTTAGAGGCTGGATATAA
- a CDS encoding genetic competence negative regulator, which produces MRLERLNYNKIKIFLTLDDLTDRGLTKEDLWKDSFKVHQLFKDMMNEANTELGFEANGPIAVEVYSLQAQGMVVIVTKNQDAESEEDEYDDDYIEMQVKLDESADIIYQFHSFEDIIQLSESLQRIGITGGTVYHYDGQYFLSLEDLGSHTAEGVVAVLAEYGNPTTLTIYRLQEYGKLIMDGNAVETIQTHFS; this is translated from the coding sequence ATGCGGCTTGAGCGTCTGAATTATAATAAGATCAAAATCTTTTTAACCCTCGACGATTTGACAGACCGGGGATTGACAAAAGAAGACCTCTGGAAGGACTCATTTAAAGTCCACCAGTTATTTAAAGATATGATGAACGAAGCGAATACAGAGCTCGGCTTTGAAGCGAATGGACCGATTGCAGTGGAAGTGTATTCTCTCCAAGCACAAGGGATGGTTGTGATCGTAACAAAAAACCAAGACGCCGAATCAGAAGAAGATGAGTATGATGATGATTACATCGAAATGCAAGTCAAGCTTGATGAAAGTGCGGACATCATTTATCAATTCCATTCCTTTGAAGATATCATTCAGCTTTCAGAAAGCTTACAGCGAATCGGTATCACAGGGGGAACTGTCTACCACTATGACGGACAGTACTTTTTAAGCCTTGAAGACCTTGGGTCACATACGGCTGAGGGGGTTGTGGCGGTTCTGGCTGAATACGGCAATCCGACAACTTTAACGATTTACCGCTTGCAAGAGTATGGTAAGCTCATTATGGACGGTAATGCCGTTGAAACGATACAGACTCATTTTTCATAA